One window of the Marmota flaviventris isolate mMarFla1 chromosome 2, mMarFla1.hap1, whole genome shotgun sequence genome contains the following:
- the Ift52 gene encoding intraflagellar transport protein 52 homolog isoform X3: MFSDQYLDKEENSKIMDVVFQWLTTGDIHLNQIDAEDPEISDYMMLPDTATLSERLRVCLQEGDENPRDFTTLFDLSIYQLDTTSLPKVIKAHEQLNVKHEPLQLIQPQFETPLPALQPAVFPPSFRELPPPPLELFDLDETFSSEKARLAQITNKCTEEDLEFYVRKCGDILGVTSKLPKDQQDAKHILEHIFFQVVEFKKLNQEHDIDTSEMVFPNNF; this comes from the exons ATGTTCAGTGACCAGTATTtggataaagaagaaaacagcaaaatCATG gatGTTGTTTTCCAGTGGCTCACAACAGGAGACATTCACCTAAATCAGATTGATGCTGAGGACCCAGAG ATCTCCGACTACATGATGCTACCTGACACAGCCACCCTGTCAGAGCGTCTCCGAGTGTGTCTCCAGGAGGGCGATGAGAACCCACGTGACTTTACCACCCTCTTCGATCTGTCCATTTACCAGCTGGATACCACCTCCCTCCCCAAGGTTATCAA GGCTCATGAGCAGCTAAATGTAAAACATGAACCACTTCAACTCATTCAACCTCAGTTTGAGACGCCGCTGCCAGCCCTTCAGCCTGCG GTTTTCCCTCCTAGCTTCAGGGAGTTACCACCTCCTCCTCTGGAACTGTTTGACTTAGATGAAACGTTCTCATCTGAGAAAGCACGGCTTGCTCAGATCACCAATAAGT GTACTGAAGAAGACCTGGAATTCTACGTCAGAAAGTGTGGTGACATTCTTGGAGTAACCAGTAAACTACCAAAGGATCAACAGGATGCCAAACATATCCTtgagcacatttttttccaagTGGTTGAATTCAAGAAACTGAACCAG GAACATGACATCGATACGAGTGAAATGGTATTCCCGAACAATTTCTGA